From Bacillus sp. Marseille-P3661:
ATAAATTAAACATAAATAATATCAGGTTTAATAAAATGAATAAGTTGAAAAACTGGTATAATGTATCAACAACATTAGCAGGTAGATTAGTTAGTATGAAATCACTAGAGAGTAATGAGTACCATAAGAAAAAACCTACTAAGACAAGTATAAAATTACTTAATGGCCCTGCCAATGAAACCAATATTCCCATTAAGCGTGGTCGTTTGAAATATGCCCGGTTAACTGGTACCGGCCTTGCCCATCCAAACCCAGCAATAAAGATCATAATAGTTCCGAAAATGTCTAAATGTGCTAATGGTGAGAGCGTTAACCGACCTTGCTTTTGGGCTGTTGGATCACCAAAACGATACGCAACATAGGCATGTGCAAACTCATGTACTGAAAATGCAATTGCCAGCACAAGTATTAATAAAGGAATATCTTTTAAAGGAAAGGCTAAAAATTGTTCCATAATATCGCATCCTATTTCGTAGTAATTTCAATTTTATATACATAAAACAACCCCCTATCCCTTTAAGATAGTGGGGTATTAAAGTAAAAGCCTCATCCGATAAGCATACATTGCTGTTTCTCCTAAATGATCTAGCAAATGATAATTAGCATATGCCCCAACAACTGCACCAATTCCTGGAAGCAATTGAAACAACTTCACAAGGTCTATATAATCGCGA
This genomic window contains:
- a CDS encoding site-2 protease family protein, which encodes MEQFLAFPLKDIPLLILVLAIAFSVHEFAHAYVAYRFGDPTAQKQGRLTLSPLAHLDIFGTIMIFIAGFGWARPVPVNRAYFKRPRLMGILVSLAGPLSNFILVLVGFFLWYSLLSSDFILTNLPANVVDTLYQFFNLFILLNLILFMFNLLPFPPLDGYRMVEDLAPPKIRVVLTKYENYGILIFLILVITPLDQYTITPIFHKVIPAVFSGLDQVFTRIF